From Gemmatimonadaceae bacterium, one genomic window encodes:
- a CDS encoding DedA family protein, whose product MTFVPLLWQSLSHLSESSTHLQRLWAYITLGATGIFTEETSPMIGGLAAHNHHLRFALVVLWVAAGVWGADIVLYYLGRWRGRWLRERWPKLRRVILRALRFVRRHPWRSSLAVRFAYGLRFTLPIACGAARLPVPLYLIGSAISSIVWSLVFTTAGWVVGRTSQALGWHPRLHELPFMIGLFVVGLVAYFISRRRHVEERTVEVLEAD is encoded by the coding sequence ATGACTTTCGTTCCCCTGCTCTGGCAGTCGCTGTCGCATCTGAGCGAGTCGTCCACACACCTGCAGCGGTTGTGGGCGTACATCACGCTGGGCGCGACGGGCATCTTCACCGAGGAGACCTCGCCGATGATCGGCGGGCTGGCGGCGCACAACCATCACCTTCGGTTCGCGCTCGTCGTGCTCTGGGTGGCGGCCGGCGTGTGGGGCGCCGACATCGTGCTCTACTATCTGGGCCGCTGGCGCGGGCGGTGGTTGCGGGAGCGCTGGCCCAAGCTGCGGCGCGTGATCCTGCGCGCGCTCCGATTCGTCCGCCGGCATCCGTGGCGGTCGTCGCTCGCCGTGCGGTTCGCGTATGGACTGCGGTTCACGCTGCCGATCGCCTGCGGCGCGGCGCGGCTGCCCGTGCCGCTGTATCTGATCGGCAGCGCCATCAGCTCCATCGTCTGGTCGCTGGTCTTCACCACCGCCGGCTGGGTGGTGGGCCGCACCTCCCAGGCCCTCGGCTGGCATCCCCGCCTCCATGAACTGCCGTTCATGATCGGATTGTTCGTGGTCGGGCTGGTGGCGTACTTCATCTCGCGCCGCCGCCACGTGGAAGAGCGCACGGTGGAAGTGCTCGAGGCCGACTAG
- a CDS encoding helix-turn-helix domain-containing protein → MDIRDRILEAAARVYALHGYRGATTRLIANEAGVNEVTLFRTFGSKDTLFEELARGQAEATSVPPLPAKPANPERELTEWCRTVLDHLTQHRSYLRKSMSELEERPLAAAAACKGPHCARDVLAEYVETLRDHKLAHPEGETGTAISMFMSSLFGDAMCRDVMPDAFPEPAEEAPGRYARCFLRAVGVRVSAAAHVDATAA, encoded by the coding sequence ATGGACATTCGCGATCGAATACTCGAAGCCGCCGCGCGCGTCTACGCCCTGCACGGGTATCGCGGCGCCACCACGCGGCTCATCGCCAATGAAGCCGGGGTCAATGAGGTCACGCTGTTCCGCACCTTCGGCTCCAAGGACACGCTGTTCGAGGAGTTGGCCCGCGGCCAGGCCGAGGCCACCAGCGTGCCGCCGCTGCCCGCCAAGCCGGCGAACCCCGAGCGGGAACTCACCGAGTGGTGCCGCACGGTGCTGGACCATCTGACACAGCATCGCTCCTATCTCCGTAAGTCGATGAGCGAGCTGGAAGAGCGCCCGCTCGCCGCCGCGGCCGCCTGCAAGGGGCCCCACTGCGCGCGGGACGTGCTGGCCGAGTACGTGGAGACGCTGCGCGATCACAAACTGGCGCATCCGGAAGGGGAGACGGGCACGGCGATCTCGATGTTCATGTCGTCGTTGTTCGGCGACGCGATGTGCCGCGACGTGATGCCCGACGCGTTTCCGGAGCCGGCCGAGGAGGCGCCGGGCCGGTACGCGCGTTGCTTTCTGCGCGCCGTGGGCGTGCGCGTGAGCGCCGCGGCGCACGTCGACGCGACCGCGGCGTGA
- a CDS encoding efflux RND transporter permease subunit: MVISDFAIKRPLVTVVTMLALVVFGLFALFRLKTDEFPDVAPPYVTVGIPYPGASPDVVEKQVLKPVEDQISSISGVKQVTGQAYDGYASVLIEFYFGKDLNVATQETRDAISAIRSDLPDEMKEPVIKKFNDTDRPIVSLALSSTVLSPAELTRLADPDITRKLRSIPGVADVEVFGNVNRELTVEVRPTALQAAGVSVAEVVTALQLQNLAAPVGRVIGTLSERSIRLKGRLDTPAEFAQLVVAERNGQLIRLGDVANVKDGTAEPRTLALYNDREAVGIDVKKATGYSTTDVSDKIRAAVREIEKTLPPGTTMELVKDSGVRVDAAVRNVEEALVEGALLTVLVVFLFLNSWRSTVITGLALPVSVLASFIAVWVMGFKLETMSLLGLSLAIGILIDDAIVVRENIVRHVEMGKDHYSAAHDGTDEIGLAVAATTFSILAVFVPIGFMPGIGGQWFKPFALTIACAVAVSLFVSFSLDPMLSAYWADPHKEPHERVWIGRQLVKFNRWFNRQSERYKGVVAWALDHRVAMVALALGSLVLAMVLPTTGVVGVGFMPEDDRAELTVHIETPPGSNLEYTRLKAEETARFIRAHPEVKYTYATLGTQATGEVDAGDIYVKLVPRAARSVSVTQFAAMVRNETQHVAGVTLSVFTDDFSGGRKQLQLQLRGNDLASLNAAADTVEAIVEHVPGAVDVGLSTKGEKPELNIELNRGVAGALGITVGQIAQSLRPAFAGLKAGDWIDPSGEPRDVEVRLAPDARRRAADLSQLPLVIAGPNGAPVTIPLGQVATIVDSVGPAIIDHLDRDLVVNVELNTSGRASGDVTSDIRARLSKIQLPPGVRLSYGGDAQNQAEVFGQIFSALGVALLLMYLILVVQFGSFLDPLAIMISLPLSLIGVMLALAVTGNTINIMSLIGVILLMGIVAKNAILLIDFAKWSREEQGTPLREALIQAGAIRLRPILMTTFALIAGMVPVALGRGEGAQFRAPLGVAVIGGVITSTLLTLLVIPTFYEIMDDWRSGLARKFGLTPPHTAEHHVPPGAVPQPGMGDD, encoded by the coding sequence ATGGTGATTTCCGATTTCGCGATCAAGCGGCCCCTGGTCACCGTCGTCACGATGCTGGCCCTGGTGGTGTTCGGCCTGTTCGCGCTGTTCAGGCTGAAGACCGACGAATTTCCCGACGTGGCGCCGCCCTACGTGACGGTGGGCATCCCGTATCCCGGGGCGTCGCCCGACGTGGTGGAGAAGCAGGTGCTGAAGCCGGTCGAGGACCAGATCTCGTCGATCAGCGGCGTGAAGCAGGTGACGGGCCAGGCGTACGACGGCTACGCGAGCGTGCTGATCGAGTTCTACTTCGGCAAGGATCTCAACGTCGCCACGCAGGAGACCCGCGACGCGATCTCGGCCATCCGTTCGGATCTGCCCGACGAGATGAAGGAGCCGGTGATCAAGAAGTTCAACGACACCGACCGGCCGATCGTGTCGCTGGCCCTGTCGTCCACGGTGCTGTCTCCGGCCGAGTTGACGCGGCTGGCCGACCCCGACATCACGCGCAAGCTGCGGTCCATTCCCGGCGTGGCCGACGTGGAGGTGTTCGGGAACGTGAACCGCGAGTTGACGGTGGAGGTGAGGCCGACGGCGCTGCAGGCGGCGGGGGTGAGCGTGGCCGAGGTGGTGACGGCGCTCCAACTGCAGAACCTCGCGGCGCCGGTGGGGCGCGTGATCGGCACGCTCTCCGAGCGCTCGATCCGCCTCAAGGGGCGCCTGGACACGCCGGCCGAGTTCGCGCAGCTGGTGGTGGCCGAGCGGAACGGGCAGCTCATCCGCCTGGGCGACGTGGCCAACGTCAAGGACGGCACGGCCGAGCCGCGCACGCTGGCGCTGTACAACGACCGCGAAGCGGTGGGCATCGACGTCAAGAAGGCCACGGGCTACAGCACCACCGACGTGAGCGACAAGATCCGCGCCGCCGTGCGCGAGATCGAGAAGACGCTGCCGCCGGGCACGACGATGGAGCTGGTGAAGGACTCGGGCGTCCGCGTGGACGCGGCGGTGCGCAACGTGGAGGAGGCGCTGGTGGAGGGCGCGCTCCTCACCGTGCTCGTGGTGTTCCTGTTCCTGAATTCGTGGCGGTCCACGGTGATCACGGGCCTGGCGCTGCCGGTCTCGGTGCTGGCGTCGTTCATCGCCGTCTGGGTGATGGGGTTCAAGCTCGAGACGATGTCGCTGCTCGGGCTCTCGCTGGCCATCGGCATATTGATCGACGACGCGATCGTGGTGCGCGAGAACATCGTGCGCCACGTGGAGATGGGAAAGGACCACTACTCCGCCGCGCACGACGGCACCGACGAGATCGGGCTCGCCGTGGCGGCGACCACGTTCTCGATCCTCGCCGTGTTCGTGCCGATCGGGTTCATGCCCGGCATCGGCGGCCAGTGGTTCAAGCCGTTCGCGCTCACCATCGCCTGCGCGGTGGCGGTGTCGCTGTTCGTGTCGTTCTCGCTCGACCCCATGCTCTCCGCCTACTGGGCCGATCCCCACAAGGAGCCGCACGAGCGCGTGTGGATCGGCCGGCAGCTGGTGAAGTTCAACCGCTGGTTCAACCGCCAGTCGGAGCGGTACAAGGGCGTGGTGGCGTGGGCGCTGGACCACCGGGTGGCGATGGTGGCGCTGGCGCTGGGGTCGCTGGTCCTGGCCATGGTGCTGCCCACCACGGGCGTCGTGGGCGTGGGGTTCATGCCCGAGGACGACCGCGCCGAGCTGACGGTGCACATCGAGACGCCGCCGGGTTCGAACCTCGAGTACACGCGGCTCAAGGCCGAGGAGACGGCCCGGTTCATCCGCGCCCATCCCGAGGTGAAGTACACGTACGCGACGCTCGGCACGCAGGCCACCGGCGAGGTGGACGCGGGCGACATCTACGTGAAGCTGGTGCCGCGCGCCGCGCGCTCGGTGAGCGTCACCCAGTTCGCCGCCATGGTGCGCAACGAGACCCAGCACGTGGCCGGCGTCACGCTGTCGGTGTTCACCGACGACTTCAGCGGCGGGCGCAAGCAGCTGCAGTTGCAACTGCGCGGCAACGACCTGGCGTCGCTCAACGCCGCCGCCGACACGGTGGAAGCCATCGTCGAGCACGTGCCCGGCGCCGTGGACGTGGGGCTGTCCACCAAGGGCGAGAAGCCGGAGCTGAACATCGAACTCAATCGCGGCGTGGCCGGCGCGCTGGGCATCACCGTGGGACAGATCGCGCAGTCGCTGCGGCCGGCGTTCGCCGGGCTCAAGGCCGGCGACTGGATCGATCCGAGCGGCGAGCCGCGGGACGTCGAGGTACGGCTGGCGCCCGACGCCCGGCGTCGCGCCGCCGACCTGAGCCAGCTCCCGCTGGTGATCGCGGGCCCCAACGGCGCGCCGGTCACGATTCCGCTGGGCCAGGTGGCGACGATCGTCGACAGCGTGGGCCCGGCGATCATCGATCACCTGGATCGCGATCTCGTGGTGAACGTGGAGCTCAACACGTCGGGCCGCGCCTCGGGCGACGTGACGAGCGACATCCGGGCGCGGCTGTCCAAGATCCAGCTGCCGCCGGGCGTTCGACTGTCGTACGGGGGCGACGCCCAGAACCAGGCCGAGGTGTTCGGGCAGATCTTCTCGGCGCTCGGCGTGGCGTTGCTGCTCATGTATCTGATCCTCGTCGTGCAATTCGGATCGTTCCTCGATCCGCTGGCGATCATGATCTCGCTGCCGCTGTCGTTGATCGGCGTGATGCTGGCGCTGGCGGTGACGGGCAACACGATCAACATCATGTCGCTCATCGGCGTGATCCTGCTCATGGGGATCGTGGCCAAGAACGCGATCCTGCTGATCGACTTCGCCAAATGGTCGCGCGAGGAGCAGGGGACGCCGCTGCGCGAGGCGCTGATCCAGGCGGGCGCCATCCGGCTGCGGCCCATCCTCATGACCACGTTCGCGCTGATCGCCGGCATGGTGCCGGTGGCCCTGGGACGCGGCGAGGGCGCGCAGTTCCGCGCCCCGCTCGGCGTGGCCGTGATCGGCGGCGTGATCACGTCCACCCTGCTCACCCTGCTCGTGATCCCGACGTTCTACGAGATCATGGACGACTGGCGGTCGGGGCTGGCCCGGAAGTTCGGGCTCACCCCGCCGCACACGGCGGAGCACCACGTGCCGCCGGGGGCGGTGCCGCAGCCCGGGATGGGGGACGACTGA
- a CDS encoding efflux RND transporter periplasmic adaptor subunit — translation MKVQTARAARALLAAAVVLGAAACKRDAAEAAPADSGVTIGPENIAVVEARKIQTGPAISGSLDADQQAVVRAEVQGAVLETYAEPGQRVARGALLARIDDTAIRAQALSAQSAVGTAQNADDIAQRNLQRSEALMKVGAIADRDLEAARNAAMVAQTQLDNARAVYANAQKTLDKTQVRAPFDGVVAARNVTGGDFVSPGGAMFSVVNPATMRLEASVPADQLGDVRVGMPVAFSVTGYPGRQFVGHITRINPMADPTTRQVAILARIPNAGNSLVAGLFAEGRVASETHTAPVVPISAVDEHGVRPSVMALRGGRVRRVEVQLGIRDDVAETVEIQSGLAAGDTILVGAARGLSPDTPVRVNAPSDAKR, via the coding sequence GTGAAGGTCCAGACCGCGCGCGCGGCGCGCGCGCTGCTCGCGGCGGCCGTCGTGCTCGGGGCGGCGGCGTGCAAGCGCGACGCCGCGGAGGCGGCGCCGGCCGATTCCGGGGTGACGATCGGCCCCGAGAACATCGCCGTCGTCGAGGCGCGCAAGATCCAGACCGGGCCGGCGATCTCGGGATCGCTCGACGCCGACCAGCAGGCCGTGGTGCGCGCCGAGGTGCAGGGCGCGGTGCTCGAGACGTACGCCGAACCGGGGCAGCGGGTGGCGCGGGGGGCGCTGCTCGCCCGCATCGACGACACGGCGATCCGCGCCCAGGCGTTGTCGGCGCAGTCGGCCGTGGGCACGGCGCAGAATGCCGACGACATCGCGCAACGCAATCTCCAGCGCAGCGAGGCGCTGATGAAGGTGGGCGCGATCGCGGACCGCGATCTCGAAGCGGCGCGCAACGCGGCGATGGTGGCGCAGACGCAGCTCGACAACGCCAGGGCGGTGTACGCCAACGCGCAGAAGACGCTCGACAAGACGCAGGTGCGGGCGCCGTTCGACGGCGTCGTGGCGGCGCGCAACGTGACCGGCGGCGACTTCGTCTCGCCGGGCGGCGCGATGTTCTCGGTGGTCAATCCGGCGACGATGCGGCTGGAGGCGTCGGTGCCGGCCGACCAGTTGGGCGACGTGCGGGTGGGCATGCCGGTGGCGTTCAGCGTGACGGGGTATCCGGGGCGCCAGTTCGTGGGACACATCACGCGCATCAACCCGATGGCCGATCCGACCACGCGGCAGGTGGCGATCCTGGCGCGCATTCCCAACGCCGGCAACTCGCTGGTGGCGGGCCTGTTCGCCGAAGGGCGGGTGGCGAGCGAGACGCACACGGCCCCCGTGGTGCCGATCTCGGCCGTGGACGAGCACGGAGTGCGCCCGTCGGTGATGGCGCTGCGCGGCGGCAGGGTGCGGCGCGTGGAGGTCCAGCTCGGCATCCGCGACGACGTGGCCGAGACGGTGGAGATCCAGAGCGGGCTGGCGGCGGGGGACACGATCCTCGTCGGGGCGGCACGGGGCCTCTCGCCGGATACGCCGGTGCGGGTGAACGCGCCGTCGGACGCGAAGCGATAG
- a CDS encoding DNA-3-methyladenine glycosylase I: MPASPSRRTARPPARCAWAATPLSIAYHDEEWGVPVHDDRVLFEFLVLEGAQAGLSWETILRKREGYREAFAAFDPARVARFTPARVERLLTNPDIVRHRLKVESAVSNARALLAVQREFGSFDAYVWRFVDGTPRVNRPRTMRQVPARTGQSDALSKDLRGRGFRFVGSTICYAFMQAMGLVNDHLVTCFGSGTQ; the protein is encoded by the coding sequence ATGCCCGCCTCCCCTTCGCGTCGAACCGCCCGTCCGCCCGCGCGCTGCGCGTGGGCCGCCACCCCGCTCAGCATCGCCTACCACGATGAGGAATGGGGCGTGCCGGTGCACGACGACCGGGTGCTGTTCGAGTTCCTGGTGCTCGAGGGGGCGCAGGCCGGGCTGAGCTGGGAAACCATTCTCCGCAAGCGCGAGGGCTATCGCGAGGCGTTCGCGGCGTTCGACCCGGCGCGTGTGGCGCGGTTCACGCCGGCGCGCGTGGAGCGGTTGCTCACGAATCCGGACATCGTGCGTCACCGGCTCAAGGTGGAGAGCGCGGTGTCCAACGCGCGGGCGCTGCTGGCGGTGCAGCGCGAGTTCGGCAGCTTCGATGCCTACGTCTGGCGGTTCGTGGACGGCACGCCGCGGGTGAACCGCCCGCGCACCATGCGCCAGGTGCCGGCGCGCACCGGGCAATCCGATGCGCTGAGCAAGGATCTGCGCGGGCGCGGATTCCGGTTCGTGGGGTCCACCATCTGCTACGCGTTCATGCAGGCCATGGGCCTCGTGAACGACCATCTCGTCACCTGTTTCGGGAGCGGGACCCAGTGA
- a CDS encoding GGDEF domain-containing protein: MTLPPSVRNRFQADTLLWQGKIRCCVAVVVGIAAFLLLQASGAARPIAPLAIALVSYAVVVGGVMAVAATRREVGGWGVTATIIADIAYVFAVTLLVSAPAYYGRILILSFVALHLTDLYFGRAQALLALFAVICGYLVLVSVAINAHAPLVWSEELWSVAAFAVVGATFFLQYGSLTRRLGVIARLIERGEEGEFAIPYDVEADPHPDAVTMVGVAYNRVRERISSMVLTDALTGCVNRRGFDQEVAREVARATRAGSEFSLLALDLDYFKTVNDTRGHLAGDAVLREIGMLLKQSRRAGDVVARTGGEEFSIILPDTTPAGAHQVAVRMCDAIRAHDFLAGNRPVRLSVSIGVVSKGADLHDDVVEEIKRRADDALYHAKRSGRDCVRVWTSALAPRRSGRTTESLRAVES, from the coding sequence GTGACTCTACCTCCCAGCGTCCGCAACCGGTTCCAGGCAGACACACTTCTCTGGCAGGGGAAGATCCGGTGTTGCGTTGCGGTGGTGGTGGGTATCGCCGCGTTCCTGCTGCTGCAGGCGTCGGGCGCGGCACGGCCCATCGCGCCGCTGGCGATCGCGCTGGTGAGCTATGCGGTGGTGGTGGGCGGCGTGATGGCGGTGGCCGCGACACGGCGCGAGGTGGGCGGGTGGGGCGTGACGGCGACGATCATCGCCGACATCGCGTACGTGTTCGCGGTCACGCTGCTCGTGTCCGCGCCGGCGTATTACGGCCGCATCCTCATCCTCTCGTTCGTCGCGCTGCATCTCACCGACCTGTATTTCGGCCGCGCGCAGGCGCTGCTGGCGCTGTTCGCCGTGATCTGCGGATATCTGGTGCTGGTGTCGGTGGCCATCAACGCCCACGCGCCGCTCGTGTGGTCCGAGGAGCTGTGGTCGGTGGCGGCATTCGCCGTGGTGGGCGCGACCTTCTTCCTGCAATACGGCAGCTTGACGCGGCGGCTTGGCGTGATCGCGCGGCTGATCGAGCGGGGGGAGGAAGGCGAGTTCGCGATTCCCTACGACGTGGAAGCCGACCCGCATCCCGACGCGGTGACGATGGTGGGCGTGGCGTACAACCGGGTGCGGGAGCGGATCTCGAGCATGGTGCTCACCGACGCCCTCACCGGATGCGTGAACCGGCGCGGGTTCGACCAGGAGGTGGCGCGCGAAGTGGCCCGGGCCACGCGCGCCGGAAGCGAGTTCTCGCTGCTGGCGCTCGACCTGGATTATTTCAAGACCGTGAACGACACCCGCGGACACCTGGCGGGCGACGCGGTGCTGCGCGAGATCGGGATGCTGCTCAAGCAATCGCGCCGGGCCGGCGACGTGGTGGCGCGCACGGGCGGCGAGGAGTTCTCGATCATCCTGCCGGACACCACCCCGGCGGGCGCGCATCAGGTGGCCGTGCGGATGTGCGACGCCATCCGGGCGCACGATTTCCTGGCCGGCAACCGGCCGGTGCGCCTGTCGGTGAGCATCGGGGTGGTGTCCAAGGGCGCGGACCTGCACGACGACGTGGTGGAGGAGATCAAGCGGCGCGCCGACGACGCGTTGTACCATGCCAAGCGCAGCGGCCGCGACTGCGTGCGGGTCTGGACCTCGGCGCTGGCGCCCCGGCGCTCCGGCCGGACCACTGAATCCCTGCGCGCCGTCGAATCGTAA
- a CDS encoding TolC family protein codes for MPHLIARSAHTVALIGVLAFGAAPLAAQGTVSGPRRLSLDDAIRTAETQSATIGIARAGVTRAGGVLDQAQSQFLPQINASAGYTRTLRSQFSGFSLGAAPADTTGPKTESLCAPHIASSATPAERQAALAAAVTCASTSSGLSSFQSVGFGAANQYVLGLQLSQNVFTWGRLTGQRTAALAGQRVANIELTAQRAQLALDVTQAYYDAVLAGQLVTIADSTLAQTNELLRQTTVARQVGNASEFDLLKAQVTRDNQVPQVLQAETNRDVAVLKLKQLLALPLDDSLELTTPIEDTPAPALTGIATAGTPDTSAVRRAAVREAAENLQAQEGLLQVARAERYPALSLTSGYQRLYFPQNTFPSWSDFRENWTVGLSASVSLFSGGRTHGDELVAQASVQQARAQLDQTRQYASLDARVALKQLAQAEAAWQASAGTSEQARKAYAIDEVRYKEGISTQTDLAQSRLLLQQAAANRAQAARNLAVARVRLALLRDLPLQQGASGSAAGATTQSTSGGSAPSSATQTQTTTPTTAGTAGQSGGMNQ; via the coding sequence ATGCCACACCTCATCGCCAGGAGCGCGCACACCGTCGCGCTGATCGGCGTTCTCGCATTCGGCGCCGCGCCGTTGGCGGCGCAGGGCACGGTGAGCGGCCCGCGACGCCTGTCGCTCGACGACGCCATCCGGACCGCCGAGACGCAGAGCGCCACGATCGGGATCGCGCGCGCCGGCGTCACGCGCGCCGGTGGAGTGCTCGATCAGGCGCAGAGCCAGTTCCTGCCGCAGATCAACGCCTCGGCGGGCTACACGCGCACGTTGCGATCGCAGTTCTCGGGATTCAGTCTGGGCGCAGCGCCGGCGGATACGACGGGTCCGAAGACCGAATCGCTGTGCGCGCCGCACATCGCCAGCAGCGCCACCCCCGCCGAACGGCAGGCGGCGCTGGCCGCGGCGGTGACGTGCGCCTCGACGAGCAGCGGACTGTCGAGCTTCCAGAGCGTGGGGTTCGGCGCCGCCAATCAATACGTGCTGGGGCTGCAGCTCTCGCAGAACGTGTTCACCTGGGGCCGGCTCACCGGCCAGCGCACGGCCGCGCTCGCGGGACAGCGCGTGGCCAACATCGAACTCACGGCGCAGCGCGCGCAACTGGCGCTGGATGTGACGCAGGCGTACTACGACGCCGTGCTCGCCGGCCAGCTGGTGACGATCGCCGACTCCACGCTCGCGCAGACCAACGAACTGCTGCGGCAGACCACCGTGGCGCGGCAGGTGGGCAACGCGTCGGAGTTCGACCTGCTCAAGGCGCAGGTGACGCGCGACAACCAGGTGCCGCAGGTGCTGCAGGCCGAGACCAACCGTGACGTGGCGGTGCTCAAGCTCAAGCAGCTGCTCGCGCTCCCGCTGGACGACTCCCTGGAGCTGACGACGCCGATCGAGGACACGCCGGCGCCGGCGCTCACCGGGATCGCCACGGCCGGTACGCCCGACACGAGCGCGGTACGCCGGGCGGCGGTGCGCGAAGCCGCCGAGAACCTGCAGGCGCAGGAAGGGCTGCTCCAGGTGGCGCGCGCCGAGCGGTATCCGGCGTTGTCGCTCACGTCGGGCTACCAGCGGCTGTACTTCCCGCAGAACACCTTCCCGTCGTGGAGCGACTTCCGCGAGAACTGGACGGTGGGACTCTCGGCGTCGGTGTCGCTGTTCAGCGGCGGGCGCACGCACGGCGACGAACTGGTGGCGCAGGCGAGCGTGCAGCAGGCCCGGGCCCAACTGGACCAGACGCGGCAGTACGCGTCGCTCGACGCGCGCGTGGCGCTGAAGCAGTTGGCGCAGGCCGAGGCGGCGTGGCAGGCCAGCGCCGGCACGTCGGAACAGGCGCGGAAGGCGTACGCGATCGACGAGGTGCGTTACAAGGAAGGGATCTCGACGCAGACCGATCTGGCGCAATCGCGGCTCCTGCTGCAGCAGGCGGCGGCCAACCGTGCCCAGGCGGCGCGCAATCTGGCGGTGGCCCGCGTGCGGCTGGCGCTGCTGCGCGATCTGCCGCTGCAGCAGGGCGCGAGCGGCTCCGCCGCCGGCGCGACGACGCAGTCCACGTCGGGCGGCTCGGCGCCGTCGTCGGCCACGCAGACACAGACCACGACACCGACCACCGCCGGCACGGCGGGTCAATCCGGGGGCATGAACCAATGA
- a CDS encoding ABC transporter permease, with protein MFTSSLASTRVGFSALRANPLRTLLSTLGVVMGVASLVSVLSLGDGMERFARSQINQTTDLQYVEVRSLTTRTVDGQRFPRADIRVFTAADADALERALPVRGEVGLLVRGSALVTRAGASGLPRGATVLGVTPRLLAMRGMRPEAGRFFSADEARTGAPVAVLSRRLAAALAAPGPPASLLDSTVDVQGAPRRVIGVIAPDADSLEMLVAVPVVGATALMTPTAEPRVPDLLVHVDSVDQVSAARAAVQKWLAAGDTAWAQRVDVITNEYRVAQVQQGLLLFKLLMGALTGISLLVGGIGIMNVLLASVAERTREIGIRRATGARRREIMMQFLSESVAISGAGAVVGAGAGVGAAYAVTAFMRMRTHARLYAGLSWSTVLVAALAALVVGIGFGLYPAVKAARLSPIDAIRHE; from the coding sequence ATGTTCACCTCGTCCCTGGCTTCCACGCGGGTGGGTTTCTCGGCGCTGCGCGCCAACCCCCTGCGCACGCTGCTGTCCACGCTCGGCGTGGTCATGGGCGTGGCGTCGCTCGTGTCGGTGCTGTCGCTGGGCGACGGGATGGAGCGGTTCGCGCGGTCCCAGATCAACCAGACCACCGACCTGCAGTACGTGGAGGTGCGGTCGCTGACCACGCGGACCGTGGACGGCCAGCGTTTTCCGCGCGCCGACATCCGTGTGTTCACCGCGGCCGACGCCGACGCCCTGGAGCGCGCGCTCCCCGTGCGCGGCGAGGTGGGGCTGCTGGTGCGCGGCAGCGCCCTCGTGACGCGCGCCGGCGCGAGCGGGCTTCCGCGCGGCGCCACCGTGCTCGGGGTCACGCCACGGCTGCTGGCCATGCGCGGCATGCGGCCGGAGGCGGGCCGGTTCTTCTCTGCGGACGAGGCGCGGACCGGGGCGCCGGTGGCCGTGCTGTCGCGCCGCCTGGCGGCGGCGCTGGCGGCGCCCGGGCCGCCGGCCTCGCTGCTCGACTCGACCGTCGACGTGCAGGGCGCGCCCCGGCGGGTGATCGGCGTGATCGCGCCCGACGCCGATTCGCTCGAGATGCTCGTGGCGGTGCCGGTGGTGGGCGCCACGGCGCTGATGACGCCCACCGCGGAGCCGCGCGTTCCGGACCTGCTGGTGCACGTGGACAGCGTGGACCAGGTGAGCGCGGCGCGGGCTGCGGTGCAGAAGTGGCTGGCCGCCGGCGACACCGCCTGGGCGCAGCGGGTGGACGTGATCACCAACGAGTATCGGGTGGCGCAGGTGCAGCAGGGGTTGTTGCTGTTCAAATTGCTGATGGGCGCGCTCACGGGAATCTCGCTGCTCGTGGGCGGGATCGGGATCATGAACGTGCTGCTGGCGAGCGTGGCCGAGCGCACCCGCGAGATCGGCATCCGGCGCGCCACGGGGGCGCGGCGTCGCGAGATCATGATGCAATTCCTGTCGGAGTCGGTCGCGATCTCGGGGGCGGGCGCGGTGGTCGGCGCGGGGGCGGGGGTGGGCGCCGCGTACGCCGTCACGGCGTTCATGCGCATGCGCACCCACGCGCGGCTGTACGCCGGCCTGTCGTGGAGCACGGTGCTGGTGGCGGCGCTCGCGGCGCTGGTCGTGGGGATCGGATTCGGACTCTATCCGGCGGTGAAGGCGGCGCGGCTGTCGCCCATCGACGCCATCCGGCACGAATAG